A window of Gallus gallus isolate bGalGal1 chromosome 3, bGalGal1.mat.broiler.GRCg7b, whole genome shotgun sequence genomic DNA:
GGATGGTTTCCAGTACTGGTGCAGGTAAGTATGGCTTTTGTTtgctggaggaggtggagaaATTGGTCCACTGTGAGCTGGGCAGCTTGCCTGTGTGAATCTGAGTCTTTGGCTGCTCCAGGTTGTGTGATCCTTTGACAAGAGGGGACTGGGATTTACAAGGGGAGCTTTGCAATAGTCGGCAGGAAGAAGTACAAGCagatgaagagaagaaattgcTTGATGCGTTCTCTGGGGAAGGAATGAATTCTGTGTTACCTGATAATTTCTGTCTAAAATCTTGGTGGCAATAGACTTAATCTGATGGTTTGCCCTTAGACAGAGGCGGAGCAGGTCCTTGTCCCTGCTGTCTCTGCAGAGACACAAGTACACTAAGCCATGTGTTTACAGCAAATACTACAAAAACTGCTCCAAATAAACCCCCATCCAGTAACTTGTATCACGCTGTCTGATAACTGTCCTCATCTGCTGTCTGGTTTACAACTGAGCAGCTGTAGTAGGAGCTAGAGCATGAAACCAGAATGATAGCTCGTGTACAGGGAGAAAGAAGTCAATCTGATTTTTATGCATGTTACTTCTTACAGTTTGTGATCATCAGCCTTGCTGGTGGACGTGCATCTGGAGCTGGATAGCCTTACATGTATAGCAGGCTACATCTGTAAAGTGGTTTTGTTGGGCTGCACTTCTGACGCAGCTATGTTGGCCAAAGTTTAGGTGCAGCGAGGCTCTAATGTGACTACATCAGTAGAAAAGGTAGCTGTTAAGCTAACAGTTTGCTAGCTGGCCTGTTCCAACCCCCTCCAGTGGGCAGGAGTGCTTGTGACTGCAGAGGGTTGTAAAGACTCCATTTGCACCAAGACCATGAATTCACTTTATGCTATTTAGGTTTCCTGacttaatttttcctctttaggaACCAAAAGCAAACACTTCCCAATAGGCTTAATTTACGATATAATGAGTATCATTAAAGACTTAATGTGAGAAGAGAATGTTTTAGGTCCTACCTGATGAAGTCTTTTTCAAATGTTGATGTCATCTCTATTATTTCTGTGTCTCGATTGACTTTTCAAGAAAAGTAGAGCAATTTCCACGTGCTTACAGTGTGCTGTAGCCATTGGGAAGTTAAAGGGCACTCATGAGGTTactggaggagctgtgctgggcctgGCTCTCCCCAATGACCACGGTATGGGGATGGTACAGTGTCATGTTCCCCTGGAGCTTCTTTGGCTTGGCAGGCTGCCACTCAACATGAGTTTGAAGTTTTGCATTgatttctgtctcctttcttgCAGACCAATCAAACTAAATGGGTCCAGTCACTGGAATGACTCCGGATAAGAAAGCTAAAACTCCAGGAGCAGAAAAAGCTGCAGGACTAAGACAGTCACACAGGATGGGAAGCCTGCCCGATGCAGGAGATGCTGGGAGGCCTAAGGCCACTGTAGTGGACAGCGATTCAGCGGATGATGAGCTCACAAACTTGAACTGGCTGCATGAAAGTACTAATCTTCTAACAAACTTCAGCCTTGGAAGTGAGGGTCTTCCAATTGTTAGCCCTTTATATGACATTGAGGGTGACAGTGTGCCATCCTTCTCACCCTCCTGCTACCagaatccagaaaaaaaatcttccactTCCAAGCCTCCTTATTCTTTCAGCCTCCTCATCTATATGGCTATTGAGCACTCTCCCAACAAGAGCCTCCCAGTCAAAGAAATCTACAGCTGGATCCTGGAACGCTTCCCCTACTTCGCCACAGCACCAACAGGATGGAAAAACTCTGTCCGACACAACCTCTCCTTGAATAAATGTTTTCGGAAGGTGGAGAGAAGCCATGGCAAGGTGAGGCCTTGGGGAGGGAGTTAAATAAGGTTTGAAATTCACAAGGGAATTAAGAAGACCCTGTTGTTCCCAAGGGCTTCTTCCCTTCACCACGTGTGAAGCAGTTGCATGTTGAAGTCCTTTAACACGTTATTCACTACTGTTGATATTTTGGAAATGCCACTTCTGACAAGTGTCTAAGTGCCATAATTGATCCTGTGTTTGTGTTTAGTCCTTTGCAACCTTATTGTAAAGGGCTTTGTTTACACTTAGAATTTTGTTAGGCTATAGTGCTCAGCCAAACAGATTCGACATCTATTTCAGGATGGCTTGTGGTGTGATTCATTGCTTTGTGGTgatatggttttttttctactgttgtTGGAGCTCTGCCCCTCTCTGTGAGTTGGGCAGGGCTACCAGCCTGCCAGGTGACACTGCAGTTTGTACCTACAGTGAATGTATTGGTGTGTGCCGTGGCAGTAGGGgtgttgttgctgttggtgTGAGGTCCTCAGGCTCCCCAGCTTGGCACATTTATTGTCCCCTTCCCACCTCCACACCCGTGTGAAGATACACATGTGCTCTGccagcagaaacaaaagtaaCTGGGAGACGTGCTGTAGGACATGGGGCATCACAGTGATAGGGAGTcttatcaagaaaaaaatgggtCAAACTAACTGAAAGTTGCCTTGAATATTGAACTGACTTTTCACTTGTGATCCCTTAGCACAGCTCTAGCATTCAAAAAACCTTCTTAATTCATGCGTTTAATGTACTGTAGTGCTTTAACCTCTGCCATAACAGTATTGTAACTCTGCATGTCTCTATGAAGAAGCCTTCTCAAGACAAGCTGCATGTAAAGATCCACTTCTTAAAGTCAAGGATACTTCTGTATAGATGGCTTACTGgctcaaatgattttattgcTGACTTCCATCCTCCCTCTCTCGTTTCCCATCCTGCTTCTCAAAGAGTCTGTTCTGACTTCCAAAACCAAGTGAAACAACACTTGCCCTCACCCCAAAGTCAGTAAACAAAACCTGAAACCACATGGTTGGACTTCAGCACAAGTGGTAGCGGGCTTGTTATCAGAAGTGCACACAGTGCCTGGCATGTCTGACATCTCAATGGAGATGGAGGTCCTTGATGTACAGCCTGGAGCTCAGCAGATGTCAGAAAGGGCTGGGTTGTACTGCAGGGCTGAACGCTGGTTCCCAATATGCTTACTTTAAATGAGGGGGCACCTTTGTCTGGGAGATGTGAAGTTCAGAAGAAGAGTGGGGGTAGGGAAGAGAAGTCTTGGAAGCTGGCCTACAACTTGCTGCTTTGTGGATCTGTGTATTACAGCTCATCTGCTCAGGATCTGGAAGCCTCACGGTGTGCATAGGAGTTGCACCAAATGCCTTGGCATAAGGGCAGGAGGAACTGCCCACTCCTTGCCTTCCTTAGCAAATCCACTGGGTTCTGAGTAGGTGAAGGGAAGTCAAAGGTTGCATTCATGCAAATgtattctgttttttgtttgtttgtttgtttgttttcccctccaAGCAGGGAAAGCGGTAGAGTCAATGTGGAAAGTCGTGTGGTTAAAGGGCAGCAAGCGAAGGATGTGGGGGCCTGGGTTACAGCCTGCTTGGATCACCAGGGATGTGTTTCTGTTCCCCTGTGAGCTCTCCAATTTGGAGCAGTGGCAGTGCATATGGCCTTGGGCTTTGTAgggggtgtgtgtgtgaaaaCTTCTTCTTCTGCCCTTACTGGCGGTTATTTGAAAAGCTGTGTGCTTTTGCATGCTAGCAGTTACATAATTTAGTGAGGTGAAGAGCGATGAAGGGCAAGTAACTGCTTTGAGATGTGTCAGGCAACTGTTCTTTGCTAAGCTATTACACGGTTGTgggtttggggatttttttatatttattttttattaattgcCACCAAATGGGGGAGTTAAGttgtgaggaggaaggagctgcaTCCTCACCAAGCATCGCTGGCCTTCTGGCAACTTTGTGGAATTTCCACCTGCAGTTTTGCTTCCTTTGGAAGTATGGCACTGACTTCACATCTGTTGGCTTTCTACTCGGTATTTTTGTTGAGCAGTAGGTCCAAGTGCAGTGGGGGAATAGAAGCAGCTTCACAGCCACTGGGTCATCATTTTTACTGAATGTTTGCTTTTAGGGTAAATAGTGGTACACAGCTATATGTTTTCATACTAACCCAGAAGTAGAAGTGCTTGCCTAAGGTAATAGATAAAATGGTGCGGAGTGGTGGTTTGTGGGTGAGGTGAGTTCCCAGTACTCTGTGAATGGAAAAGCCTCAAAGctctgaaaggaaacaaaagccaTATTTGGGCCTCTTATGGAGGACAACCAGTGAGCCGCCATGCTGGCCAGGGCAAGTGTTGAGCTCCAGTAGGGATGCAGGAATTGATGAGGGCATCATTCTGGTGCAGAGGAGATGGATGGAGCCGGCTGAGAGGATCTCCCTGTTAGTGCCCAGCCAGCTACAGCCTCCTGTCAGCCACCATGGAGCAGGGGTCAGCTGTTTCATTAAGGGTAAGCTTGCTGATACCTATCTTGTGCTTCTCaggctgtgtgtgtttttagCACAAAGAGATTGGTGTAAGGAAgcttcaggttaaaaaaaaataactgagagATGCTGTGAGACATCTGTATGGAGGGCAGTGGCTTCAACTAAAATTacagagcagcatctctcttGATTTCTTAGCCAGAAACTGTCCCTGATTTGATTTCCTTTCACCATTAATAGCAAAATATttccactcttcctgagaagtcCGGTGACTGAAACAGGACCTCAAACTTGTATGTCTTATCAGTCCTGTGAAGTCATGGAGTATCCATCTGTAAAATGGTATTCCACCTCATCACTGGCTGAAGATGGCCAGGTGGCCTCCGTGGGCTTGCAGGAGGTGCTCCACCAAACTGGGAGGTGTGCTCTGAGGCTTTTCCCTGtgagtcaactctttgaaagggtagataacagcaggacaagggggaacagttttaagttgaaggaaggaagatttaggttggatgttagggggaagttctttaccaggagagtggtgaggtgctagaacgggctgctcagagaggttgtggatgccccgtccctggaggtgttcaaggccaggttggatggggccctgggcagcctggtattGTAAATGGGcaggttggtggtcctgcctggcaggggggctggagattcatgatccttgaggtcccttccaacccaggccattctgtgattctgtgatccgTACATTTTAGTTGGAGCACATTGTTTTCTTGCATGTGCCACTAGCCCTGGGGTACTGGAGTGAGAGCCCTGGGCAAGAGTGGTAGATAACAAAGTAGGTATAAAACTATAGTCCTATCCAGGTGTTGAGCTACCGCTTCCCTTCTGCCACGTGCGTTACCAATTCTATAGCGTCTATAATTCTTTCTTGCAGGTGAATGGAAAAGGTTCCTTATGGTGTGTCGATCCAGAATATAAGCCTAATCTCGTTCAAGCACTGAAAAAGCAGCCTTTTCCTTCAGCACTTGCATTTTACACTCCACCGGCATCACCACCAAGGTAGGTGAATCTTCTCATATAAGTGCAGCCTGCGTACCTGTGTAACTGCAGGTACCAAGGTACCACCACCAAGGTTCACCCACCTACCACAGGAAATACCTGAGCAGTTGTTCATGACTGACTTCCACTGGGAAAAGAATTTGAGTGGGACTTTGGTGAGCTGGGTAGGCAGGCCAGGAAGACTGGCTGGACAGGACCCGAGAGCATCACAAACTCAGGCTTCCTGGATAGTAGGTCTGGGATCAGTGTAATGATCTGAAGAAGTGCTTTCTCTTAAgtattctcttctttcttctacctttctttttttttttttttttttcccttcttattGTGTCTCACTAGGGGACCTGTCTGGAATAACCCAGGCTTATGCTGCCTTTCTTTTGGGGCTTTGCAAACAACCACTGCTTTTCTCACTGGTTTCCAAGAGGTGACATGGGGCTGGGCTGGTGGGGTGCTCATGAGTGCCATTTCTTCAGAGAGCAGGCAGTGGCCCTAACTGCAGCAAAATCCTGCTTTGAGCACAGGTCACCTGGACCAACCTGGGATGTATCTGGTGGTGCTCGCTGGAAAGGAGGTTTACATTCTCCCCTAAATCACTGCATTTGgatataaaatgtatatattgtGTGCTGCTGTCAAGAACAGTCAAGCTGTCTGTGGTCTGAAGTGCCTGGAAAGGCTGGTCTAAGAGAGGAGCTTTTCCCTCTAAGGCTGTTAGAAACATTTTGCGGTGGGGATGAGAAGAACAGTCTTTCCCATTAGCAGATTCTACCTCAGAGGACGCTCGATGAGGCTTCCTCATCTGATGCATTTTAAGATTAGGCAATAAATTTTGGAGAGTTTCAAGTAAACATCATCATGTGTTCCTGGTACAGGAAGAGGAACATCAGTCAGAGCGAGCACTTAGAAGTGGCACAGAGAGTGGGGTGGAAAGCAACTAGGAAtgcactgctgctgatgggATCAGGAGTTAGGTAGGCATGTGGCTGGTTTATCTAGATTGGCAAACAATTGGGGTGAGATAAGAGGTAATTACGATGTCTGAACATTGCCCTATGCCTTGCCTTACTGCAAAGAGTTTCCTTAACAACCAGGAGGAACTGGGATTGCAGACGCAATCTGTGAAACCGATACTGAATATTTAGCAGAACTTTCTAAGAGTCTCACAGGACATTGACCTTGGGATCCCACAACCTGTGTAAGCTGCAGCTGTCAGAGTGGTGCGGGTGGGACAGAACCTCTGGGTTGTCTGCCCAGCCAAAGGGGCAGGGGAAGGAGTCAGACCCAGTTACAAAAGTTAAACCTTGTCCAGTTACATTTTCAGTATCTCCGAATTCTTCAAGTGAGTCTGATGATACAAGCCTTAACGTATGATTAATGtagtttgtataaatacagtGCAGTCAAGTTAGGTGTAGGGAAGTACCCTGAAGTGCCTGCAGGACCAAGACTTCAGTTTGAAGCTGCTGGTTTGGTTAACTGGATGCCTTCAGAGAAGGATTAGTCACACTTACCAACAGTTGCAGTTACAAGGAAATACAGGCACGTGGCGaaactcccactgacttcaaaaCATGAAGAGTTCTATAATGCTTGTATTTATAAGAATAGTAAAATAGGAACAGCAGTTTAAGACGCTCAACTTCTCCCTAATTatagctttttttaaattactcctaaaaatacatttctaagaCTTTTATTcataggcaggaaaaaaaaaaagaatttatttttcttctcccttccacGTTTAAAAGTTCTTGAATTGAGATTTAAATGGTGGCTTAATTCTGAGGGAGGGCCCCAAAGCACTGCCTTGtgtgtggaggggaagaggaagccCAGAGGtactgctgggcagagctggagTGAACCATCCAAACTTAACTCCAGGCCAATGCTTGAATTTTCCAGTGGCAGAGCTTctgtttgtaattttttttacagtgttcACGGGGAATATACCTATCATtcagcagcattttaaaatacaatttaaggTGCCACTTTGATCAGAAGCTTTCCAACGCTGTAATTTGTGTCTAGCAAACTGAAGCTTGTATTGTAGTAGGTGATGAGCATCAGTGATGcgttttatttctgtgcaggtTGTTCAGCAGGTTGGTGCAGGGCGCCTGGCTGCATTCTGCTCCTAGCACCCGTTTCTAGCAGTCTCCACAGCCCCTACCTCACAAATGCCTTGTGCATATGCAGAAGTTACCTTAATACTAAGCATTCATTTACTATGGGAAAGCTCTAAGTGCATCTTGAGGGATCTGAACTCGATTGAAAGGATGAAGACATTCAGCATCTATTTGTGCACTTTGCCTGCAGACTGTGGAGCGAGCCATGTTGGGCTGAGTCCACTGCTCACTTTGTGActtctttaattctgtttttggATCTGTTCCCTTTGCACTCCATCACCCCCACAAGAAAACATACCAGATAGCGAACTtggcttttgtgtgtgtttgcactCAGCTATGCTGAGTCTTTCTTCCTGCGGCTACTTCACTGGGAGATGCTAAATATTGCTGTCCTTTTGCTTTGGTTCCCAGTGCCAGGCGAGCTGCAGCGCAGCAAGAACTCCTTATTTGGCTCAGATGATGCATTTCAAGTCACcttgcttttcagtttgtgcACTTTCTCCTTGTCATTAGCAGTCTGCACTGCGCCAACCTTCGGAGCTGTCACCATTGAGACtgggcacagtggtgatggCAAATCTGGGCAGTGGCAGCACTCAAGGGTATCCCCCATAGCAGCTGACTGCAGGGTGAGAAAGGtgtgcacagccacagcagcacaacTCAACTTAAAGAAGGCATATTCTAGTTTTGAAAGGCTATTTTAATAGTTGATGCAGTTGGTTTTAATTAATCATCTAAACCAATAATTAAAAATCTATATAATTAAATACTTGGCAGCTTGgtggtggggggaggggaagatATCTggctaatttttaaaaataaagctgcctAAGATTAATATAAGATGTAAACATACTGTAGTGATAGAATTGTTCTATGAATCCTGTGAGATAGCTTTCACAGATTGGACTTGTCTCCTTATTGCCCTTTTACTGCACAAGTAGAAGAatttaaaacatgtttattGCTGTTTTGTGCCATTTTAAAAGTTGTGTATCGTTactgttgtatttatttgtttgataGTGCATTTATAATGAACTGAATAATGAGGGTTGGCTGTATAGCACAACTTGTATTCTCTGCAGTGTACGAAGTGGTACTTTGCCAGAGGGAAGCTGCTAAGATAATGCAAAATGCAGGTATcatctgcagagcagcccaACTTCAGGTAACTTGGGAATCAGCAGGTAGCTCttgtccttccccagctttctaCACAAAACATCTTTGATTTTTGCTGATCTTTCACcatttgcaaaagaaacaaacacaactgGTTCTTACccgtgctgcttctgctggatTCCAAGTGTCTCTGCATCAGCTACCATTGTGCTCAGGTGTAGGATTAAGTGAAGATGCATTTCTTTTAGTAAGTGAAGTCTGCATTGCCAGCAAGGCTTCTCCTCTGTGCAGAGTGTTTCCCAAATGCTGATGATGGCTCACTGTGTTATATGAACTATGTATAATAATGCGTCCAGTAATCCACTGAGGGCAATAGAAATTGTCGCCTGTTTGGTTTATCAGCCAACCTGTGGTgtcttttgtgtgtttcttaAATGTCCTATGACAATAATACTGTCTAATACACTTTGTATGCGTTATTTGGTTAATAGTGGTTTCATTTGACTTGTTGAATTTCTCTCCAGTAGGTCATCTTCTCCTCACTACTTATCTTCAGTACTTAAGCAGAATAATGGCCGATCTCTCAAAGGTAACtatgaattttctttctgctgtgctgcttttgctAATCACAAGCATATTCTAAACCCCAGgtgattttgatttatttttttatacaggCCTTTTCTGGAGGGTCTGCTagattacaaggaaaaaaaaatacaaagctcaTTTAATAGAATGCATGCTTATTATATTAGTGATGTGTATATTAAGCATAAATCCTTAAGATTGGTTTCAAACTGTAAAAGGAGTCTTGTTATTTTCCAGCAAAGCATTTAGCAGACACATCAAATATGACCTACTTTAAGACTGATTCGTTCTGTAGAAAACCAGACTGAAAGCTCTGCATCTCTACGCTGGGGACTGTCTGTAGTCAGGTTAAGGCTTTTATTGGTCACCGCAAACTGAGACAGAAAGGCAGCAAATTTTTGTTGTATGTGGTATGTCGCCACAGTAGTGCCTAAAAGTTGGGTGTTTGGTATAGGTGGCTGGGCAGTAAATACAAGAGAATGGGGAAAAGTCAGAAGAGTGCTACACAGATGGCACTTCACCCATTTGCTAAAAAAGCTGAGCACAAGTTGGTATTGTTGCCAGTGTAGTTGTGTAGGAATATCTAAATTAGCTGATGAACAGAATAGACGTATGGGATCTGTTTAGTTAAGGCATCACCttaaaaaatccaaaatgtTCCCTTCAGTCCTCGGAAGAAAAGAATGGGATGGGTTTAGCAAACTGACTTGGCACGTAGTTCTTGCTTCCATtgtgcctgtgctgctctgtagCCAAGATTATCCGTGTGTTTGCAATCGCACGAGTCATACAGTAGGTATAGGAAAGAGCCACAACAGTTGCATCCACAACTGAAAGAGTTTACATTGTCTAG
This region includes:
- the FOXN2 gene encoding forkhead box protein N2 isoform X1, with the protein product MGPVTGMTPDKKAKTPGAEKAAGLRQSHRMGSLPDAGDAGRPKATVVDSDSADDELTNLNWLHESTNLLTNFSLGSEGLPIVSPLYDIEGDSVPSFSPSCYQNPEKKSSTSKPPYSFSLLIYMAIEHSPNKSLPVKEIYSWILERFPYFATAPTGWKNSVRHNLSLNKCFRKVERSHGKVNGKGSLWCVDPEYKPNLVQALKKQPFPSALAFYTPPASPPSRSSSPHYLSSVLKQNNGRSLKESDIDAATAMMLLNTSIEQGMLDCEKPQSLKTPKKRSYGSAFNHPSSSINLQENDSAATNIDPKEDHNYSASSMGSQRCASRSSVSSLSSVDEVYEFISKNSHAGSDGSEGFHSEVDTDVDYEDDPLGDSGYASQPCVDTSEKSQPSNKALKELCQEIDEELKEAAGSLLHLAGIQTCLGSLISTAKTHSHKQRKK
- the FOXN2 gene encoding forkhead box protein N2 isoform X2, whose amino-acid sequence is MGPVTGMTPDKKAKTPGAEKAAGLRQSHRMGSLPDAGDAGRPKATVVDSDSADDELTNLNWLHESTNLLTNFSLGSEGLPIVSPLYDIEGDSVPSFSPSCYQNPEKKSSTSKPPYSFSLLIYMAIEHSPNKSLPVKEIYSWILERFPYFATAPTGWKNSVRHNLSLNKCFRKVERSHGKVNGKGSLWCVDPEYKPNLVQALKKQPFPSALAFYTPPASPPRSSSPHYLSSVLKQNNGRSLKESDIDAATAMMLLNTSIEQGMLDCEKPQSLKTPKKRSYGSAFNHPSSSINLQENDSAATNIDPKEDHNYSASSMGSQRCASRSSVSSLSSVDEVYEFISKNSHAGSDGSEGFHSEVDTDVDYEDDPLGDSGYASQPCVDTSEKSQPSNKALKELCQEIDEELKEAAGSLLHLAGIQTCLGSLISTAKTHSHKQRKK